The following proteins are co-located in the Castanea sativa cultivar Marrone di Chiusa Pesio chromosome 8, ASM4071231v1 genome:
- the LOC142608396 gene encoding protein DOUBLE-STRAND BREAK FORMATION yields the protein MSDDSDPLAQQICLFRSLIKSRRLNDAALRILESLLVSKSVKSLKEVQSTLRVFLRSESLSAIREIAYKSVHQKLITIEFFVRAFALIADVESCLALRYEALHMRELKSTSCQWLEVSYLEWLNFAQHSLDNGFYSIAGKACENALLCLKKTDIANPKIDEFFESVQVYEKIKRLKDFAMTSAASCSVQAQAAEYLTKKSTENGKIIHPSLCKETKCVASTMFRIGIKKRNERKLHDLQRTTSKS from the exons ATGTCAGACGACTCAGACCCATTGGCTCAGCAAATCTGCCTCTTCCGCTCCCTAATCAAAAGCAGAAG ACTCAACGACGCAGCTCTTCGAATCCTCGAATCTCTTTTGGTTTCCAAATCTGTGAAATCGCTCAAGGAAGTCCAATCCACCTTGAGAGTGTTCCTCAGATCCGAATCGCTCTCCGCCATTCGCGAAATCGCCTACAAATCTGTCCACCAAAAGCTTATCACTATTGAATTCTTCGTCCGCGCTTTCGCTTTAATAGCCGATGTCGAG AGCTGCTTGGCTTTGAGATACGAGGCCTTGCATATGCGGGAACTCAAGTCTACAAGTTGCCAATGGCTAGAAGTTTCTTATTTGGAATGGCTAAATTTTGCCCAACACTCGTTGGATAATGGTTTCTACTCTATTGCTGGAAAG GCATGTGAAAATGCATTATTATGTCTTAAGAAGACTGATATTGCAAACCCCAAAATAGATGAATTCTTTGAAAGTGTGCaagtttatgaaaaaataaagagactAAAAGATTTTGCTATGACGTCAGCCGCTTCATGCTCTG TTCAGGCGCAAGCTGCAGAGTACTTGACAAAGAAGAGCACTGAGAATGGAAAAATAATACATCCTTCATTGTGTAAAGAGACAAAATGTGTAGCAAGCACTATGTTCAGAATTGGAATCAAGaagagaaatgaaagaaaattgcATGACCTGCAACGTACTACCAGTAAATCATAA